AAATCTTAACAATGCTTTTAGCGTTATCGCTCTTGCTACACAGTGAGCTTGCCAGCAACCAAGGTTCTTTTTCTCGTTCCGCACTTGCACGAGACTGCTTACTTCGCCTGGCTTTATCACCCATTGCTGTTTTATCTTTTCGTCCTTTAGCTTTGCGCTTGAAAATGACTAAACGAGATTTGAAAGAGACTTGTTCACCTAAAAAGTAGACGCCGAGATTTTTTGCTCTGCAACTTGATTGAACATAGAGTTTTTTAACTGGATACCAATCATCCTCTGGGCACTTCTTGCAGTGAGTTCTATTTCTAAAGCGACCTACGTAATCCCAGTTAAGCGACAAAATTTGCTTGAACCAAGGGATCCTAAAGCCCGCATCAGTTACGATGATAGGCTTGCAGTCATGAGGTAACATAACCTTAAGTTTTCTCAGAAAGAGTAGATGAGTTTTGGGCTTCTCTTTTTTGTTTAGTGTTGTGGCTTCATAAAGCGTAAGCGAGCGTCCTTGAGCTGCTAGTGATGCTCGGATAAGAAAGTGTTGCTTGCGGTCATCAAGATCTGACCAATCTATATGGATAATTGGCTGCTTCATTGTTCCGACTAACAAGTAAGTCATGCGAGTATAGATGAACTCGATATCACGATATAACTTGGTGTTACTGCAAAGCCTACCTACACGCTTAATCTTATGTTTTTCAAAGGCATTACTATCAATGTCACGGCCAAGGCCTGTAATTGATAGAGAGCCACCATTCATTGAGCTTTCGATTGCTGAAAACAAACTCTGTCGGAGAGTTCTGTGCATTAATGGGGTGACAAGGGAGAGGCATTTTGATAAAACTTGTTTCGCATTCATGGCATTTACCTGTG
The Shewanella sp. KX20019 DNA segment above includes these coding regions:
- a CDS encoding IS4 family transposase, with the protein product MNAKQVLSKCLSLVTPLMHRTLRQSLFSAIESSMNGGSLSITGLGRDIDSNAFEKHKIKRVGRLCSNTKLYRDIEFIYTRMTYLLVGTMKQPIIHIDWSDLDDRKQHFLIRASLAAQGRSLTLYEATTLNKKEKPKTHLLFLRKLKVMLPHDCKPIIVTDAGFRIPWFKQILSLNWDYVGRFRNRTHCKKCPEDDWYPVKKLYVQSSCRAKNLGVYFLGEQVSFKSRLVIFKRKAKGRKDKTAMGDKARRSKQSRASAEREKEPWLLASSLCSKSDNAKSIVKIYATRMQIEESFRDVKTGLKMNDSGSRLLHKLSVLLLIACLSQFMLYFLGLAAKAADKHRQYQANSIKHRNVLSNQFIGLRAYKDWNLKLLKSHW